In a single window of the Deltaproteobacteria bacterium genome:
- a CDS encoding BrnT family toxin, producing MDSVDFEWDDLKADSNYKKHGVRFTEAATVWSDDSAVEMTDPDHSEKEERWIRLGLSQNIRVLVVVYVEKVEGERVRIISARKAKPREIEQYNSR from the coding sequence ATGGATTCTGTGGATTTTGAATGGGACGACCTAAAGGCCGATAGCAATTACAAGAAGCACGGGGTTCGCTTTACTGAGGCGGCTACGGTGTGGAGTGATGATTCAGCCGTCGAGATGACGGACCCTGATCATAGTGAAAAGGAAGAGCGCTGGATTCGTTTAGGGCTATCGCAAAATATACGAGTTCTGGTTGTCGTCTACGTTGAAAAAGTCGAAGGCGAAAGAGTCAGGATTATTTCGGCCAGAAAAGCCAAACCACGGGAAATTGAACAATATAATTCGAGGTGA